One segment of Coffea arabica cultivar ET-39 chromosome 7c, Coffea Arabica ET-39 HiFi, whole genome shotgun sequence DNA contains the following:
- the LOC140010409 gene encoding DNA ligase 6-like isoform X1, which produces MSSTVLESQSLTLDSTTRYLGAHTTVSSQPPPISHPLPPLPSSLPQPKLIPKTRFIIDGFKHAGDFSVSYFLSHFHSDHYTGLNPFWSKGVIYCSSVTARLLIEVLKVPSAFVVALPLSERFLIDGCEVVLVDANHCPGAVQFLFKVPVNGGKFEKYVHTGDFRYSDSMKLVPLLSEFIGSDAVFLDTTYCNPKYVFPGQQESIEYIVGVIERVGAENEGKLKNVLFLVATYVIGKEKILLEISQRCKMKIHVNARKMAVLSVLGLGECGVFTEDETESNVHVVGWNVLGETWPYFRPNFVSMKEIMKDRGYSKVVGFVPTGWTYEVKKNKFAVRTKDSFEIHLVPYSEHSNYDELREYIKFLKPKRVIPTVGIDVEKLDGKHANALRKHFVGLVDEMAAKEEFLMGFHQKAKEGVGKDDNAGSSAPTVLLKQGSEDMLSVIECSKNIENDDVLNSSLSKEGSASHDIEIVNQEDIEESTQELCDCLPSWVTRSQMLDLLNSSGRNVVEAVSQFYEHETEFYEQVASNISSACKSPSNSELVECKLPAKSTEGLFASSAKLSGVESGLPYKCCPDNMLSKTQDISFRERLKLPRTINPSKSGSSPGKRKRTPENKTSKKAKRKTIPESNGPKQHTITKFFQKLVPSVSQAEEIVAASGHSHDDDAVMLNHCTERYKVEVDQFIQIVNGDNALRRHAAEILEKTKGDVNVALDIYFNNSGGSIMEKKVSLSERINEFQIQPSKGNSSSDQCAQTLEGLTCETVTSLTVQPTDNVGVNYVSLLPEKYSPIEHACWKKGEPAPYLHLARCFNLLEEERGKIKATSMLCNMFRSLLTLSPEDVLPSVYLCTNKIAPDHENMELNIGGSIVVAALEDACGTNKSRVRDLYNSLGDLGDVAQLCRTTQPLLAPHAGLTVRGVYSVLRKISLQTGSGSTARKKNLIVNLMRSCREMEMKFLVRTLVRNLRIGAMMRTVLPALAQAIVITSSEGPVENLKDHLQCLSSAVVDAYNILPHLDLLIPKLMEKGVQFSSMALSMVPGIPIKPMLAKITNGSPQVLKLFQNKALTCEYKYDGQRAQIHRLDNGSVHVFSRSGDETTTKFPDLLDIIGEACGSASITFIVDAEVVAIDRKKNMKLMSFQELSSRERGSKDSMVSVGKIKVDICVFIFDIMFANGKQLLSLPLRQRRMHLKDLFGQERPGYLEYAKEITVEAEDACPNNEATLTRMNCFLDNAIHSSCEGVMVKSLDVDAGYTPSKRSDAWLKVKRDYVEGLSDSLDLVPIGAWHGNGRKAGWYSPFLMACYNPDTEEFQSVCRVMSGFSDSFYKEMKDFFSGDKILAKKPSHYRTVEVPDMWFAAELVWEIRGADFTVSPVHHAAIGLIHPSRGISVRFPRFVGSVSDRNPEECSTSADIAEMFNSQTRKMNLDKIV; this is translated from the exons ATGTCTTCAACTGTGCTCGAAAGCCAATCCCTAACCCTTGACTCCACCACTCGCTACCTGGGCGCTCACACCACCGTCTCCTCTCAACCGCCGCCCATTTcccaccccctccccccgcTTCCTTCCTCACTTCCCCAACCCAAACTCATTCCTAAAACCCGCTTTATCATCGACGGTTTCAAACACGCCGGTGACTTCTCCGTCTCTTACTTCCTTTCTCACTTCCACTCTGATCACTACACCGGGCTCAACCCCTTTTGGTCGAAAGGCGTCATTTATTGCTCCTCCGTCACTGCCCGCCTTCTTATTGAAGTCCTCAAAGTCCCCTCGGCCTTCGTTGTTGCATTGCCCCTCTCCGAACGGTTTCTGATAGACGGATGTGAGGTTGTCCTCGTTGACGCCAACCATTGTCCCGGGGCAGTTCAGTTTTTGTTTAAGGTTCCAGTTAATGGAGGTAAATTCGAGAAATATGTTCATACCGGTGATTTTCGCTATTCTGATTCCATGAAATTGGTACCGTTGCTAAGTGAATTCATTGGTTCTGATGCTGTGTTTTTGGATACTACCTACTGTAACCCGAAATATGTCTTTCCGGGACAGCAGGAGTCAATTGAATACATTGTTGGGGTTATAGAGAGAGTTGGAGCTGAAAATGAGGGTAAGTTGAAGAatgttttgtttcttgttgcTACTTATGTTATTGGGAAAGAGAAGAttttgctggaaatttcacAGAGGTGTAAGATGAAGATTCATGTCAACGCCAGGAAAATGGCTGTTTTGAGTGTTCTGGGGTTGGGGGAGTGTGGAGTGTTTACTGAGGATGAGACGGAGAGTAATGTTCATGTTGTTGGTTGGAATGTGTTGGGCGAGACTTGGCCGTATTTTCGACCTAATTTTGTtagcatgaaggaaattatgaAGGACAGAGGGTATTCTAAGGTTGTGGGATTTGTTCCGACAGGATGGACTTATGAAGTGAAGAAGAATAAGTTTGCGGTGAGGACAAAGGATTCATTTGAAATACACCTTGTGCCTTATAGTGAGCATTCAAATTATGATGAACTTAGGGAGTACATAAAGTTTTTGAAACCTAAACGTGTTATACCTACAGTGGGCATTGATGTGGAGAAACTTGATGGTAAACATGCAAATGCACTTCGAAAACATTTTGTGGGTTTGGTTGATGAGATGGCTGCTAAGGAAGAATTCTTGATGGGTTTCCACCAAAAGGCCAAGGAGGGGGTTGGGAAGGATGACAATGCTGGTTCTTCAGCGCCAACTGTTTTGTTAAAGCAGGGGAGTGAGGATATGTTGTCCGTAATTGAATGCAGCAAAAATATTGAGAACGATGATGTTTTAAACTCTTCACTTTCTAAGGAGGGAAGTGCTTCACATGATATTGAGATTGTAAATCAAGAGGACATAGAGGAATCTACACAAGAACTTTGTGACTGTTTACCCAGCTGGGTCACTCGAAGTCAGATGTTGGATTTACTCAACAGCTCAGGAAGAAATGTAGTTGAAGCGGTTTCCCAGTTTTATGAACATGAAACTGAGTTTTATGAGCAAGTTGCTTCAAACATATCCTCTGCATGTAAATCTCCCTCAAACTCAGAATTAGTAGAGTGCAAATTGCCAGCTAAGTCAACAGAAGGTTTATTTGCATCGTCTGCTAAACTAAGTGGAGTTGAATCTGGATTGCCTTATAAATGCTGTCCTGATAATATGCTTTCTAAAACTCAGGATATATCTTTTAGAGAAAGGCTTAAGCTACCAAGAACTATTAACCCAAGTAAGAGTGGAAGTTCTCCAGGGAAGAGGAAGAGAACTCCTGAAaataaaacaagcaaaaaagCTAAAAGGAAAACAATTCCGGAGTCAAATGGGCCAAAACAGCATACTATAACaaagtttttccaaaaattaGTCCCTTCTGTTTCTCAAGCTGAAGAGATTGTAGCTGCATCTGGGCATTCTCATGATGATGATGCTGTGATGTTAAATCACTGTACTGAGAGATACAAAGTCGAGGTGGATCAGTTTATTCAGATTGTGAATGGTGACAACGCATTAAGAAGGCATGCTGCTGAGATCTTGGAGAAGACAAAAGGAGATGTTAATGTGGCACTAGATATCTATTTTAACAATTCTGGTGGTAGTATCATGGAGAAAAAAGTCAGCCTGTCAGAGAGAATTAATGAGTTCCAGATTCAACCGTCAAAAGGGAATAGCTCTTCTGACCAATGTGCTCAGACGTTAGAGGGATTGACATGTGAGACTGTCACATCTTTAACTGTACAACCAACAGATAATGTAGGTGTGAATTACGTATCGTTACTGCCTGAAAAATATTCTCccattgagcatg CTTGCTGGAAAAAGGGGGAGCCTGCCCCATACCTACATCTTGCACGATGTTTTAATCTGCTTGAGGAAGAAAGGGGTAAAATAAAAGCTACATCGATGCTTTGCAATATGTTTAGGAG CTTGCTGACCTTGTCTCCAGAAGATGTGTTACCTTCTGTGTACTTGTGTACCAACAAGATTGCTCCTGACCATGAGAACATG GAACTTAATATTGGTGGTAGCATTGTTGTAGCAGCATTGGAAGATGCTTGTGGGACAAACAAATCTAGAGTGCGTGACTTGTATAACAGCCTAGGTGATCTTG GTGATGTTGCTCAGCTTTGTCGAACAACACAACCACTACTTGCTCCTCATGCTGGGCTTACTGTTCGAGGTGTCTATTCTGTTCTTCGAAAGATAAG TTTACAAACAGGTAGTGGAAGCACAGCTCGGAAGAAAAACCTTATAGTGAATCTTATGCGTTCATGTAGAGAAATGGAGATGAAGTTTCTTGTCAGGACCTTG GTTAGAAATTTGCGTATTGGAGCGATGATGAGAACTGTTTTGCCTGCATTAGCACAAGCTATTGTAATAACCTCCAGTGAAGGACCTGTTGAAAATTTGAAGGATCATCTTCAA TGCCTTTCTTCAGCTGTCGTTGACGCTTATAACATACTTCCTCATTTG GATTTACTAATACCCAAATTAATGGAGAAAGGAGTTCAATTTTCTTCAATGGCTTTATCAATGGTTCCTGGCATACCCATCAAGCCAATGCTTGCAAA GATTACTAATGGATCCCCTCAGGTTCTGAAGCTCTTTCAAAACAAAGCCTTGACGTGTGAATATAA atATGATGGCCAGCGAGCCCAAATTCACAGATTAGATAATGGATCTGTTCATGTATTCTCACGGAGTGGGGATGAAACAACAACAAAATTCCCTGATTTATTAGATATAATTGGGGAAGCATGCGGCTCTGCTTCAATAACTTTCATAGTGGATGCAGAG GTAGTTGCAATTGATAGGAAGAAAAATATGAAGCTTATGTCATTCCAAGAATTATCTTCTCGGGAAAGAGGAAGTAAAGATTCCATGGTTTCTGTAGGAAAAATAAAG GTTGATATTTGTGTTTTCATCTTTGATATTATGTTCGCGAATGGGAAGCA GTTGTTGAGCCTTCCCCTTCGCCAAAGACGGATGC ATTTGAAGGACTTGTTTGGTCAGGAGAGACCAGGTTATTTGGAGTATGCAAAAGAAATTACG GTGGAGGCAGAAGATGCTTGTCCAAATAATGAAGCCACATTGACCAGGATGAATTGTTTTCTTGATAATGCAATCCATTCCTCCTGTGAAGGAGTCATGGTTAAATCTCTTGATGTGGATGCTGGATATACTCCGTCAAAGCGTTCTGATGCATGGTTAAAG GTGAAAAGAGATTATGTGGAAGGTCTAAGTGATTCGTTGGATTTAGTCCCTATAGGTGCTTGGCACGGGAATGGAAGAAAAGCAGGATG GTACAGCCCTTTCCTTATGGCCTGCTACAATCCTGATACGGAAGAGTTCCAGAGTGTATGCCGTGTCATGTCTGGGTTTTCAGATTCCTTCTACAAAGAG ATGAAAGATTTCTTCTCTGGGGACAAAATCCTTGCAAAGAAGCCTTCTCATTATCGAACTGTGGAGGTGCCTGATATGTGGTTTGCTGCAGAATTAGTGTGGGAGATCAGGGGTGCAGATTTCACAGTCTCCCCTGTTCACCATGCAGCCATTGGTTTAATTCATCCGTCCCGTGGGATCTCAGTCAGGTTCCCCAGATTTGTTGGATCTGTATCTGATAGAAATCCTGAGGAATGTAGCACATCTGCAGATATAGCAGAAATGTTCAATTCTCAAACTCGAAAGATGAACCTCGACAAAATAGTTTGA
- the LOC140010409 gene encoding DNA ligase 6-like isoform X2 yields MSSTVLESQSLTLDSTTRYLGAHTTVSSQPPPISHPLPPLPSSLPQPKLIPKTRFIIDGFKHAGDFSVSYFLSHFHSDHYTGLNPFWSKGVIYCSSVTARLLIEVLKVPSAFVVALPLSERFLIDGCEVVLVDANHCPGAVQFLFKVPVNGGKFEKYVHTGDFRYSDSMKLVPLLSEFIGSDAVFLDTTYCNPKYVFPGQQESIEYIVGVIERVGAENEGKLKNVLFLVATYVIGKEKILLEISQRCKMKIHVNARKMAVLSVLGLGECGVFTEDETESNVHVVGWNVLGETWPYFRPNFVSMKEIMKDRGYSKVVGFVPTGWTYEVKKNKFAVRTKDSFEIHLVPYSEHSNYDELREYIKFLKPKRVIPTVGIDVEKLDGKHANALRKHFVGLVDEMAAKEEFLMGFHQKAKEGVGKDDNAGSSAPTVLLKQGSEDMLSVIECSKNIENDDVLNSSLSKEGSASHDIEIVNQEDIEESTQELCDCLPSWVTRSQMLDLLNSSGRNVVEAVSQFYEHETEFYEQVASNISSACKSPSNSELVECKLPAKSTEGLFASSAKLSGVESGLPYKCCPDNMLSKTQDISFRERLKLPRTINPSKSGSSPGKRKRTPENKTSKKAKRKTIPESNGPKQHTITKFFQKLVPSVSQAEEIVAASGHSHDDDAVMLNHCTERYKVEVDQFIQIVNGDNALRRHAAEILEKTKGDVNVALDIYFNNSGGSIMEKKVSLSERINEFQIQPSKGNSSSDQCAQTLEGLTCETVTSLTVQPTDNVGVNYVSLLPEKYSPIEHACWKKGEPAPYLHLARCFNLLEEERGKIKATSMLCNMFRSLLTLSPEDVLPSVYLCTNKIAPDHENMELNIGGSIVVAALEDACGTNKSRVRDLYNSLGDLGDVAQLCRTTQPLLAPHAGLTVRGVYSVLRKISLQTGSGSTARKKNLIVNLMRSCREMEMKFLVRTLVRNLRIGAMMRTVLPALAQAIVITSSEGPVENLKDHLQCLSSAVVDAYNILPHLDLLIPKLMEKGVQFSSMALSMVPGIPIKPMLAKITNGSPQVLKLFQNKALTCEYKYDGQRAQIHRLDNGSVHVFSRSGDETTTKFPDLLDIIGEACGSASITFIVDAEVVAIDRKKNMKLMSFQELSSRERGSKDSMVSVGKIKVVEPSPSPKTDAYALSPSLQNLKDLFGQERPGYLEYAKEITVEAEDACPNNEATLTRMNCFLDNAIHSSCEGVMVKSLDVDAGYTPSKRSDAWLKVKRDYVEGLSDSLDLVPIGAWHGNGRKAGWYSPFLMACYNPDTEEFQSVCRVMSGFSDSFYKEMKDFFSGDKILAKKPSHYRTVEVPDMWFAAELVWEIRGADFTVSPVHHAAIGLIHPSRGISVRFPRFVGSVSDRNPEECSTSADIAEMFNSQTRKMNLDKIV; encoded by the exons ATGTCTTCAACTGTGCTCGAAAGCCAATCCCTAACCCTTGACTCCACCACTCGCTACCTGGGCGCTCACACCACCGTCTCCTCTCAACCGCCGCCCATTTcccaccccctccccccgcTTCCTTCCTCACTTCCCCAACCCAAACTCATTCCTAAAACCCGCTTTATCATCGACGGTTTCAAACACGCCGGTGACTTCTCCGTCTCTTACTTCCTTTCTCACTTCCACTCTGATCACTACACCGGGCTCAACCCCTTTTGGTCGAAAGGCGTCATTTATTGCTCCTCCGTCACTGCCCGCCTTCTTATTGAAGTCCTCAAAGTCCCCTCGGCCTTCGTTGTTGCATTGCCCCTCTCCGAACGGTTTCTGATAGACGGATGTGAGGTTGTCCTCGTTGACGCCAACCATTGTCCCGGGGCAGTTCAGTTTTTGTTTAAGGTTCCAGTTAATGGAGGTAAATTCGAGAAATATGTTCATACCGGTGATTTTCGCTATTCTGATTCCATGAAATTGGTACCGTTGCTAAGTGAATTCATTGGTTCTGATGCTGTGTTTTTGGATACTACCTACTGTAACCCGAAATATGTCTTTCCGGGACAGCAGGAGTCAATTGAATACATTGTTGGGGTTATAGAGAGAGTTGGAGCTGAAAATGAGGGTAAGTTGAAGAatgttttgtttcttgttgcTACTTATGTTATTGGGAAAGAGAAGAttttgctggaaatttcacAGAGGTGTAAGATGAAGATTCATGTCAACGCCAGGAAAATGGCTGTTTTGAGTGTTCTGGGGTTGGGGGAGTGTGGAGTGTTTACTGAGGATGAGACGGAGAGTAATGTTCATGTTGTTGGTTGGAATGTGTTGGGCGAGACTTGGCCGTATTTTCGACCTAATTTTGTtagcatgaaggaaattatgaAGGACAGAGGGTATTCTAAGGTTGTGGGATTTGTTCCGACAGGATGGACTTATGAAGTGAAGAAGAATAAGTTTGCGGTGAGGACAAAGGATTCATTTGAAATACACCTTGTGCCTTATAGTGAGCATTCAAATTATGATGAACTTAGGGAGTACATAAAGTTTTTGAAACCTAAACGTGTTATACCTACAGTGGGCATTGATGTGGAGAAACTTGATGGTAAACATGCAAATGCACTTCGAAAACATTTTGTGGGTTTGGTTGATGAGATGGCTGCTAAGGAAGAATTCTTGATGGGTTTCCACCAAAAGGCCAAGGAGGGGGTTGGGAAGGATGACAATGCTGGTTCTTCAGCGCCAACTGTTTTGTTAAAGCAGGGGAGTGAGGATATGTTGTCCGTAATTGAATGCAGCAAAAATATTGAGAACGATGATGTTTTAAACTCTTCACTTTCTAAGGAGGGAAGTGCTTCACATGATATTGAGATTGTAAATCAAGAGGACATAGAGGAATCTACACAAGAACTTTGTGACTGTTTACCCAGCTGGGTCACTCGAAGTCAGATGTTGGATTTACTCAACAGCTCAGGAAGAAATGTAGTTGAAGCGGTTTCCCAGTTTTATGAACATGAAACTGAGTTTTATGAGCAAGTTGCTTCAAACATATCCTCTGCATGTAAATCTCCCTCAAACTCAGAATTAGTAGAGTGCAAATTGCCAGCTAAGTCAACAGAAGGTTTATTTGCATCGTCTGCTAAACTAAGTGGAGTTGAATCTGGATTGCCTTATAAATGCTGTCCTGATAATATGCTTTCTAAAACTCAGGATATATCTTTTAGAGAAAGGCTTAAGCTACCAAGAACTATTAACCCAAGTAAGAGTGGAAGTTCTCCAGGGAAGAGGAAGAGAACTCCTGAAaataaaacaagcaaaaaagCTAAAAGGAAAACAATTCCGGAGTCAAATGGGCCAAAACAGCATACTATAACaaagtttttccaaaaattaGTCCCTTCTGTTTCTCAAGCTGAAGAGATTGTAGCTGCATCTGGGCATTCTCATGATGATGATGCTGTGATGTTAAATCACTGTACTGAGAGATACAAAGTCGAGGTGGATCAGTTTATTCAGATTGTGAATGGTGACAACGCATTAAGAAGGCATGCTGCTGAGATCTTGGAGAAGACAAAAGGAGATGTTAATGTGGCACTAGATATCTATTTTAACAATTCTGGTGGTAGTATCATGGAGAAAAAAGTCAGCCTGTCAGAGAGAATTAATGAGTTCCAGATTCAACCGTCAAAAGGGAATAGCTCTTCTGACCAATGTGCTCAGACGTTAGAGGGATTGACATGTGAGACTGTCACATCTTTAACTGTACAACCAACAGATAATGTAGGTGTGAATTACGTATCGTTACTGCCTGAAAAATATTCTCccattgagcatg CTTGCTGGAAAAAGGGGGAGCCTGCCCCATACCTACATCTTGCACGATGTTTTAATCTGCTTGAGGAAGAAAGGGGTAAAATAAAAGCTACATCGATGCTTTGCAATATGTTTAGGAG CTTGCTGACCTTGTCTCCAGAAGATGTGTTACCTTCTGTGTACTTGTGTACCAACAAGATTGCTCCTGACCATGAGAACATG GAACTTAATATTGGTGGTAGCATTGTTGTAGCAGCATTGGAAGATGCTTGTGGGACAAACAAATCTAGAGTGCGTGACTTGTATAACAGCCTAGGTGATCTTG GTGATGTTGCTCAGCTTTGTCGAACAACACAACCACTACTTGCTCCTCATGCTGGGCTTACTGTTCGAGGTGTCTATTCTGTTCTTCGAAAGATAAG TTTACAAACAGGTAGTGGAAGCACAGCTCGGAAGAAAAACCTTATAGTGAATCTTATGCGTTCATGTAGAGAAATGGAGATGAAGTTTCTTGTCAGGACCTTG GTTAGAAATTTGCGTATTGGAGCGATGATGAGAACTGTTTTGCCTGCATTAGCACAAGCTATTGTAATAACCTCCAGTGAAGGACCTGTTGAAAATTTGAAGGATCATCTTCAA TGCCTTTCTTCAGCTGTCGTTGACGCTTATAACATACTTCCTCATTTG GATTTACTAATACCCAAATTAATGGAGAAAGGAGTTCAATTTTCTTCAATGGCTTTATCAATGGTTCCTGGCATACCCATCAAGCCAATGCTTGCAAA GATTACTAATGGATCCCCTCAGGTTCTGAAGCTCTTTCAAAACAAAGCCTTGACGTGTGAATATAA atATGATGGCCAGCGAGCCCAAATTCACAGATTAGATAATGGATCTGTTCATGTATTCTCACGGAGTGGGGATGAAACAACAACAAAATTCCCTGATTTATTAGATATAATTGGGGAAGCATGCGGCTCTGCTTCAATAACTTTCATAGTGGATGCAGAG GTAGTTGCAATTGATAGGAAGAAAAATATGAAGCTTATGTCATTCCAAGAATTATCTTCTCGGGAAAGAGGAAGTAAAGATTCCATGGTTTCTGTAGGAAAAATAAAG GTTGTTGAGCCTTCCCCTTCGCCAAAGACGGATGCGTATGCACTTTCTCCATCTTTGCAGA ATTTGAAGGACTTGTTTGGTCAGGAGAGACCAGGTTATTTGGAGTATGCAAAAGAAATTACG GTGGAGGCAGAAGATGCTTGTCCAAATAATGAAGCCACATTGACCAGGATGAATTGTTTTCTTGATAATGCAATCCATTCCTCCTGTGAAGGAGTCATGGTTAAATCTCTTGATGTGGATGCTGGATATACTCCGTCAAAGCGTTCTGATGCATGGTTAAAG GTGAAAAGAGATTATGTGGAAGGTCTAAGTGATTCGTTGGATTTAGTCCCTATAGGTGCTTGGCACGGGAATGGAAGAAAAGCAGGATG GTACAGCCCTTTCCTTATGGCCTGCTACAATCCTGATACGGAAGAGTTCCAGAGTGTATGCCGTGTCATGTCTGGGTTTTCAGATTCCTTCTACAAAGAG ATGAAAGATTTCTTCTCTGGGGACAAAATCCTTGCAAAGAAGCCTTCTCATTATCGAACTGTGGAGGTGCCTGATATGTGGTTTGCTGCAGAATTAGTGTGGGAGATCAGGGGTGCAGATTTCACAGTCTCCCCTGTTCACCATGCAGCCATTGGTTTAATTCATCCGTCCCGTGGGATCTCAGTCAGGTTCCCCAGATTTGTTGGATCTGTATCTGATAGAAATCCTGAGGAATGTAGCACATCTGCAGATATAGCAGAAATGTTCAATTCTCAAACTCGAAAGATGAACCTCGACAAAATAGTTTGA